From one Magnetofaba australis IT-1 genomic stretch:
- a CDS encoding cysteine desulfurase family protein, whose product MIYLDHNATSKLRPEALAAMLPFFSEKFGNPSAAHSGGRAAKEGLERARRAVAKLFNVHFSRVIFTSGGTEADNLAIQGVAAANDYQGHIVTTAIEHPAVSEPIKQMVKQGMRATFVEPDAHGVVNAEAIVTALQPDTKLVSIMAANNETGALQPIEEIGAQLAERNIPLHVDAVQMAGKAPLDLERLPIAYVSVSAHKFGGPQGVGALIVEKNAPLRAQLLGGGQERRRRSGTENLPGIVGFGVAAQMASDNDYAAYTRLEAMRDAMEQRIRHAQVGAAIFSADAPRMGNTSALAFPQVNGETLVIKLDLAGFAISSGSACSSGKTEPSHVLRAMGVASELAQGFVRVSLGWDTQPDQVERFTEALIDQVKQLQSMADPALGVAV is encoded by the coding sequence GTGATCTATCTGGACCACAACGCCACCTCCAAGTTGCGCCCCGAGGCGCTGGCGGCGATGCTGCCGTTCTTCTCGGAGAAGTTCGGCAACCCGTCGGCGGCCCATAGCGGCGGTCGCGCCGCCAAAGAGGGGTTGGAGCGCGCCCGGCGCGCGGTGGCCAAACTGTTCAATGTCCACTTCAGCCGCGTGATCTTCACCAGCGGCGGCACCGAGGCGGACAATCTGGCCATTCAGGGCGTGGCGGCGGCCAATGACTACCAAGGCCACATCGTCACCACCGCCATTGAACATCCGGCGGTGAGCGAACCGATCAAACAGATGGTCAAACAGGGCATGCGCGCCACATTCGTCGAGCCCGACGCCCATGGCGTGGTCAACGCCGAGGCGATCGTTACCGCGCTGCAGCCCGACACCAAACTGGTCTCCATTATGGCGGCCAATAATGAAACCGGCGCTTTGCAGCCCATCGAAGAGATTGGCGCACAGCTTGCCGAGCGCAACATTCCGCTGCATGTGGATGCGGTGCAGATGGCGGGCAAAGCCCCGCTGGATCTGGAGCGCCTGCCCATCGCCTATGTGAGCGTTTCGGCGCACAAATTCGGCGGTCCGCAGGGCGTGGGCGCCCTCATCGTGGAGAAGAACGCGCCGCTGCGCGCCCAGTTGCTGGGCGGCGGGCAGGAGCGTCGCCGCCGTTCCGGTACGGAGAATCTGCCCGGCATCGTCGGCTTTGGCGTCGCCGCGCAGATGGCCAGCGATAACGACTATGCCGCCTATACCCGTCTTGAGGCGATGCGCGACGCCATGGAGCAGCGCATTCGTCATGCGCAGGTCGGCGCCGCTATCTTCAGCGCCGACGCTCCCCGCATGGGCAACACCTCGGCGCTGGCGTTCCCCCAGGTGAATGGCGAGACCCTGGTGATCAAACTGGATCTGGCCGGGTTCGCCATCTCCTCGGGCAGCGCCTGCTCGTCGGGCAAAACCGAACCCTCCCATGTGCTGCGCGCCATGGGGGTAGCGTCGGAGCTGGCGCAGGGCTTTGTTCGCGTCAGTCTGGGTTGGGACACCCAGCCCGACCAGGTCGAACGCTTCACCGAAGCGCTGATCGATCAGGTCAAACAGTTGCAATCCATGGCCGACCCCGCATTGGGCGTGGCGGTTTAA
- a CDS encoding Rrf2 family transcriptional regulator: MKLTTRGRYAVTAMLDLAQHGEEGPSNLADISARQEISLSYLEQLFAKLRRSGLVKSIRGPGGGYQLAHTPQRISVADIIRAVDEPIQATSCKDYQTEGCRKTTRCITHDLWVQLGNHIYDYLDSVNLAHLAQNGSAMLAGAHDHDHGDHHTAMGKRGAA; encoded by the coding sequence ATGAAGCTGACCACCCGGGGACGCTATGCGGTCACCGCCATGTTGGATCTGGCGCAACATGGCGAAGAGGGGCCCTCCAACCTGGCGGATATCTCCGCGCGGCAGGAGATTTCCCTCTCCTACCTGGAGCAGCTGTTCGCCAAGCTGCGCCGCAGCGGATTGGTGAAGAGCATTCGCGGCCCCGGCGGCGGCTATCAACTGGCGCATACGCCGCAGCGCATCAGCGTGGCGGACATCATTCGCGCGGTGGATGAGCCGATTCAGGCCACCTCCTGCAAGGATTACCAGACCGAAGGGTGTCGCAAGACCACCCGCTGCATCACCCACGATCTGTGGGTGCAGTTGGGCAACCACATCTACGACTACCTGGATTCGGTCAATTTGGCGCATCTGGCGCAGAACGGCTCGGCCATGCTGGCGGGGGCCCATGATCACGATCATGGCGATCACCACACCGCCATGGGTAAGCGGGGGGCGGCGTGA